One genomic region from Oryzomonas sagensis encodes:
- a CDS encoding Ig-like domain-containing protein, with the protein MVFLVAAHATCFASSIVLQWDADTDPSVTGYKVYYQADSATQPFQGTGATQGAAPLDVQSLTTATITGLDPAHAYYFAVVAYNASGVESSYSNIATVPELTPPTVSISSPAASTTVSGTVSVNAGASDNVGVTKVEFYVNGVLKATDTATPYVYSWNTAGLASGSYTLQAKAYDAAGNVGQSGVVPVTVAGSDTTAPTVAVTSPAAGSVVSGTVTIAATASDNVGVSRVEFYENGALLYAANTAPYSYSWNTASIANGSYTLSAKAYDASGNVGQSANVSVTVNNVVADTTAPTVSSFSIPATAASLTVAISSFTASDNVGVTGYLVTEGSTAPSASAGGWSSTAPTSFTFSAAGSKTAYAWAKDAAGNVSAAKSAGVTITLADTTAPTVSSFSIPTTATALTVAISSFTASDNVAVTGYLVTESSTAPSASATGWSSTVPTSFTFSATGSKTAYAWAKDAAGNVSAAKNAGVTITLPTTTKNFTVSDALLALKIAVGNVTPTSTQISSLDVAPVINGQSVPDGKIDTGDVVVIMSKIVGKTVL; encoded by the coding sequence ATGGTTTTCCTTGTCGCGGCCCATGCTACCTGTTTTGCCTCCAGTATAGTTCTCCAGTGGGATGCCGATACGGATCCGAGCGTGACCGGCTACAAGGTCTATTACCAGGCGGATTCCGCCACCCAGCCCTTTCAGGGGACCGGTGCCACCCAGGGCGCGGCCCCTCTCGATGTCCAGAGCCTGACCACCGCCACCATCACAGGACTGGACCCGGCCCATGCCTACTACTTTGCCGTGGTCGCCTATAACGCCTCCGGTGTCGAAAGCTCCTACTCGAATATCGCCACGGTCCCGGAATTGACCCCCCCGACCGTGTCCATCAGCTCTCCGGCCGCAAGTACGACGGTAAGCGGCACGGTTTCGGTCAATGCCGGCGCCAGCGACAACGTGGGGGTAACGAAGGTGGAGTTCTACGTGAACGGTGTTCTTAAGGCCACGGACACCGCGACCCCCTACGTGTATTCTTGGAATACCGCGGGGCTCGCCTCCGGCAGCTACACGCTGCAGGCCAAGGCCTATGATGCCGCCGGCAACGTGGGGCAATCCGGCGTTGTCCCGGTAACGGTTGCGGGCAGCGACACGACGGCCCCGACGGTAGCGGTGACGTCACCGGCCGCTGGTTCCGTGGTGAGCGGGACAGTAACCATCGCTGCCACTGCCAGTGATAATGTGGGAGTGAGCAGGGTTGAATTTTATGAGAATGGCGCTCTGCTGTATGCCGCCAATACCGCCCCGTACAGCTACAGTTGGAATACCGCCTCCATTGCCAACGGCAGCTATACCCTTTCCGCCAAGGCTTATGATGCCAGCGGCAACGTCGGGCAATCAGCGAACGTTTCCGTAACGGTCAATAACGTGGTTGCCGATACGACCGCCCCGACGGTTTCATCCTTCAGTATCCCGGCGACGGCCGCCTCGTTGACGGTAGCGATCTCCTCCTTTACGGCCAGCGACAACGTTGGCGTGACCGGCTATCTGGTAACGGAAGGCTCGACCGCGCCATCGGCCAGCGCCGGCGGGTGGAGCAGCACGGCTCCGACCTCGTTCACCTTCTCGGCCGCCGGCAGCAAGACCGCCTACGCCTGGGCCAAGGACGCGGCGGGCAACGTCTCGGCCGCCAAGAGCGCCGGTGTGACCATCACCCTAGCGGATACGACCGCCCCGACGGTTTCATCCTTCAGTATCCCCACGACGGCCACCGCGTTGACGGTCGCCATCTCCTCCTTTACGGCCAGCGATAACGTGGCGGTGACCGGCTATCTGGTAACGGAAAGCTCGACCGCGCCGTCGGCCAGCGCAACCGGGTGGAGCAGTACGGTTCCGACCTCGTTTACCTTCTCGGCTACCGGCAGCAAGACCGCCTACGCCTGGGCCAAGGACGCCGCGGGTAACGTCTCGGCCGCCAAGAACGCCGGCGTTACGATTACTCTGCCGACCACGACAAAAAACTTTACCGTCAGTGACGCTTTATTGGCACTTAAAATAGCCGTGGGAAATGTCACACCGACCTCTACCCAAATATCGAGCCTGGACGTTGCTCCCGTGATCAACGGCCAGTCAGTTCCTGATGGTAAGATTGACACCGGTGACGTCGTCGTCATCATGTCAAAGATAGTTGGGAAAACCGTCTTGTAA
- the prsR gene encoding PEP-CTERM-box response regulator transcription factor, which produces MENILIVDDNPDIRQQLKWGLGEEYEILLAGDASQGLAAFKKHQPNVVILDLGLPPHEDSSVEGFRCLAEMLDHNPNAKIIMLTGNSERENALQAIQMGAYDFYPKPPVLSELKVIIGRAFHLANIEEQNRALQRSLEQKTTVAGGIIGQCAEMQMVYATIRKVASSDVPVLITGGSGTGKELVARAIQEASLRKNGPFIPINCGAIPENLLESELFGHEKGAFTGAHATVQGKLQYAHKGTLFLDEIGELPVNLQVKLLRFLQEGTIQRVGGREDIRVDARTICATNVDIAKAINEGKFREDLYYRIGVITIALPPLRERGDDILLLAHYYLRLFNDEHKKRVRRFGAAAINFLKSYEWPGNVRELRNRIQRAVIMSDFTSIEPADLGCGSNLPVQPDQPEEPRDVMSLRDARDKAEREVISAAIERQQGNILKAAEELEISRPTLYDLLKKHNFFDGGRKGDMGVSE; this is translated from the coding sequence ATGGAAAACATCCTGATCGTCGATGATAATCCGGATATCCGCCAGCAGCTTAAGTGGGGATTAGGCGAGGAGTACGAAATACTGCTGGCCGGTGACGCTTCTCAAGGCCTTGCCGCCTTCAAAAAGCACCAGCCGAATGTCGTGATCCTCGACCTGGGACTTCCCCCGCACGAGGATTCCTCTGTCGAGGGGTTTCGCTGTCTGGCCGAGATGCTCGACCACAATCCGAACGCCAAAATAATCATGCTTACCGGCAATAGCGAACGGGAGAACGCTTTGCAAGCCATCCAGATGGGGGCCTATGATTTTTACCCCAAACCGCCGGTCCTCAGTGAACTCAAAGTAATTATCGGGCGCGCCTTTCACCTGGCCAACATCGAAGAACAGAACCGCGCCCTGCAGCGTTCTCTTGAGCAAAAAACAACGGTTGCCGGCGGAATAATCGGCCAATGCGCTGAGATGCAGATGGTGTACGCCACGATTAGAAAGGTCGCGTCGTCCGATGTGCCTGTCTTGATAACCGGGGGAAGCGGTACGGGAAAGGAGTTGGTTGCGCGCGCAATTCAGGAAGCGAGTCTCCGCAAGAATGGCCCGTTCATCCCAATCAACTGCGGGGCGATTCCGGAAAACCTCCTGGAGTCAGAGCTCTTCGGGCATGAGAAGGGAGCGTTCACCGGTGCCCATGCCACGGTCCAGGGGAAGCTCCAATATGCCCATAAAGGAACGCTATTTCTGGATGAAATTGGCGAACTTCCGGTCAACCTCCAGGTCAAGCTGCTTCGCTTTCTTCAGGAAGGGACCATTCAGCGGGTTGGCGGCAGGGAGGATATCCGGGTGGATGCTCGAACGATTTGCGCCACCAATGTGGATATCGCCAAAGCCATCAACGAAGGCAAGTTCAGGGAAGATCTGTACTACCGGATAGGCGTCATCACGATTGCCTTGCCGCCGCTTCGGGAACGGGGGGACGACATCCTCCTGCTTGCTCATTATTATCTGAGACTGTTCAATGACGAACACAAAAAGAGGGTACGCCGTTTTGGCGCGGCCGCCATAAACTTCCTCAAGAGCTATGAATGGCCCGGAAATGTGCGTGAACTGAGAAACCGTATCCAGCGGGCCGTCATTATGAGCGATTTCACATCCATCGAGCCGGCTGATCTCGGTTGCGGCAGCAATCTGCCGGTCCAGCCCGACCAGCCCGAAGAGCCGCGGGATGTCATGTCTCTCAGGGATGCCCGGGACAAGGCCGAGCGGGAGGTCATCTCGGCGGCGATTGAGCGCCAACAGGGGAACATCCTGAAAGCGGCCGAGGAATTGGAGATCAGCCGGCCGACGCTGTATGATTTGTTGAAGAAGCATAATTTTTTTGATGGGGGTCGAAAGGGTGACATGGGGGTAAGCGAATAG
- the aroC gene encoding chorismate synthase, translating to MFRYLTAGESHGPQLTAIIEGLPAGTRLAADGIDRDLARRQQGYGRGDRMKIETDTVAILSGVRWGETLGSPVTLVVRNRDWENWQEKMSPLAAHHRQEGGAVTRPRPGHADLTGALKYGHDDVRNILERSSARETAVRVAVGAVAKALLREFGVTVGGFVTEVGGIAARQPERPFEELWSVAAQSELSCCDPEAELEMKRLIDFSKADGDTLGGVVEVQVVGVPPGLGSHVQWDRKLDARLAMALMSVQAIKGVEVGIGFDAARRPGSRVHDELFRDEGRLGQGAATAYYRQTNRAGGIEGGMSNGEVIVLRAAMKPIPTLYKPLRSVDMQTHEPYEAAVERSDTCAVPAALVVAEAVVAIEIANAFLEKFGGDSVAEIRRNYEGYRTQVRNA from the coding sequence GTGTTCCGCTACCTGACTGCGGGGGAATCCCATGGGCCGCAATTGACGGCGATTATCGAAGGCCTTCCGGCCGGCACCCGGCTTGCCGCCGACGGCATCGACCGGGACTTGGCGCGGCGCCAGCAAGGCTACGGCCGCGGCGACCGGATGAAGATCGAGACGGATACGGTTGCTATTCTGTCGGGGGTGCGCTGGGGCGAAACCCTGGGCTCCCCGGTGACGCTGGTGGTACGCAACCGCGACTGGGAAAACTGGCAGGAGAAGATGTCGCCGCTGGCGGCGCATCATCGCCAGGAAGGTGGCGCGGTGACCCGCCCCCGGCCCGGACATGCCGACCTGACCGGGGCGCTGAAGTATGGGCACGATGATGTGCGCAACATCCTGGAACGCTCCAGCGCCCGTGAAACGGCCGTGCGCGTCGCCGTGGGCGCCGTGGCGAAGGCGCTGCTGCGCGAGTTCGGCGTTACGGTCGGCGGATTCGTGACCGAGGTCGGAGGGATCGCGGCACGCCAGCCCGAACGGCCGTTTGAGGAATTATGGAGCGTCGCCGCGCAGTCGGAGCTCTCCTGTTGCGACCCCGAGGCGGAATTGGAGATGAAGCGCCTGATCGATTTCAGCAAGGCCGACGGCGATACCCTGGGAGGGGTTGTGGAGGTGCAGGTCGTCGGCGTCCCCCCGGGACTCGGCAGTCATGTCCAGTGGGACCGCAAGCTGGATGCCCGCCTGGCGATGGCTTTGATGAGTGTTCAGGCCATCAAGGGGGTGGAGGTGGGCATCGGCTTCGATGCCGCCCGCCGCCCGGGCTCCCGCGTGCATGACGAACTGTTCCGGGATGAGGGGCGTCTCGGGCAGGGGGCGGCAACCGCCTATTATCGCCAGACCAACCGTGCCGGCGGCATCGAGGGGGGGATGTCCAACGGCGAGGTCATCGTGCTCAGGGCGGCCATGAAGCCGATTCCCACCCTCTATAAACCGCTCCGCTCCGTCGACATGCAGACCCATGAACCGTATGAGGCGGCAGTGGAACGCTCCGACACCTGCGCCGTGCCGGCGGCCCTGGTGGTGGCCGAGGCGGTCGTGGCCATAGAAATCGCCAATGCCTTCCTGGAAAAATTCGGCGGCGATTCGGTCGCTGAGATTCGGCGCAACTATGAGGGGTACCGGACTCAGGTACGCAATGCTTGA
- a CDS encoding shikimate kinase: MLDRPLILTGFMGAGKSCVGRLLAAKLACPFIDLDAEVVAMAGRSINEIFAKDGEAAFRALESTCLEHALRRGGAVIATGGGAVIADANRALMRASGVVVNLTAPFELIMERLSGARDRPLYAGDDPAKRAKLLMEQREQFYGDADIRIDTDGKSVEDVAAVILGYLRGLAA; encoded by the coding sequence ATGCTTGACCGGCCGCTGATCCTCACCGGCTTTATGGGGGCCGGCAAAAGCTGTGTCGGGCGCCTGCTGGCCGCCAAGCTGGCGTGCCCCTTCATTGATCTGGATGCTGAGGTCGTCGCCATGGCGGGCCGCTCCATCAACGAAATCTTTGCCAAAGACGGGGAGGCTGCCTTCCGCGCCCTGGAGAGCACGTGCCTTGAGCATGCCCTGCGCCGGGGGGGGGCGGTGATCGCAACCGGCGGCGGCGCGGTTATCGCCGATGCGAACCGTGCCCTGATGCGGGCATCCGGGGTGGTGGTCAACCTGACCGCTCCGTTCGAGCTGATCATGGAGCGCCTTTCCGGCGCCCGGGACCGGCCTCTGTATGCCGGCGACGACCCCGCAAAGCGTGCAAAGCTGCTCATGGAGCAGCGGGAACAATTTTATGGCGACGCCGATATTAGAATTGACACGGATGGGAAATCCGTGGAAGATGTGGCGGCAGTGATTCTAGGGTATTTAAGGGGCTTGGCAGCGTGA
- a CDS encoding Crp/Fnr family transcriptional regulator, whose amino-acid sequence MIWQANQRLKPDNNIIKNIPFFSGLSAAEISLIESLIVKKHYAKNQIVLFEEDTANYMYFVYSGKVRVVKINEEGKEQIISIHKKNDFFGEMALLDGKTSPATVIAYEDAEIGLLSKSDFERFVLNNDATRHRIIGLLCDRLRDSWAMIKILSFDNAEHRVLAVLERLQDLYGVMDDRGTIINAKLTHQQIASYASVARETVTRILNKLEKDSIIQTLENKSILLTKTFRIKTMTAN is encoded by the coding sequence ATGATCTGGCAAGCAAATCAACGACTGAAACCGGACAACAACATAATCAAGAATATCCCTTTCTTCTCAGGGCTTTCCGCGGCAGAGATCAGCCTGATTGAAAGCCTCATTGTCAAGAAACACTATGCGAAAAACCAGATAGTGCTTTTTGAAGAAGATACAGCAAACTATATGTATTTTGTTTATTCCGGCAAGGTGCGGGTCGTCAAGATCAATGAAGAGGGCAAAGAGCAGATCATCAGCATCCACAAGAAGAATGACTTTTTCGGCGAAATGGCCCTCCTTGACGGCAAGACATCTCCAGCCACCGTTATTGCCTACGAAGATGCGGAGATCGGGCTTCTTTCCAAATCAGACTTTGAGCGGTTCGTTCTCAATAACGACGCGACCCGCCACAGGATAATAGGTCTGCTGTGCGACCGGCTCCGCGATTCCTGGGCGATGATCAAGATATTGAGTTTCGACAATGCCGAACACCGGGTGCTGGCCGTGCTTGAAAGATTGCAGGATTTGTACGGGGTTATGGACGACCGGGGGACCATCATCAATGCAAAACTGACGCACCAGCAGATTGCCAGTTATGCGTCAGTTGCACGGGAGACGGTAACGAGGATTTTGAATAAGCTGGAAAAAGATTCGATCATTCAAACTTTAGAGAACAAATCAATATTATTGACAAAAACCTTCCGCATCAAGACAATGACAGCAAATTAG
- the prsK gene encoding XrtA/PEP-CTERM system histidine kinase PrsK, producing the protein MSDAIISIAAIITLLAGGGYALYSDRSRAGLFIFAALTATALLELFDMLSLAVPADAFFWKKCALMAESLLPLFWILCSLTFARQPGPRKTDPMAKVAIVAVFLLSALFQMYPLNAFFYAPDFPGERLLFLGNAGFFFYIGVMTCLVVALVNFETTLTNASPNALWRVKFELIGLGTILAVQIFYFSQALLYRSLNMNYLPLRSFMYLVAAALMAYSLVCRRGNVRIQVSRQVAFKSVVLCAVGGYLLALGILGEGMKYWGGAFPRTMSITLAFLAGIALLILLLSERVKREVKVVLHKNFYQNKYDYRTQWLRFTEQLSTSRSGEELLQRILAAYCDIFGIGGGALFLYEEEQAGYCATAYYEMEPIPGIISPDNSLVGFMKKSGWVINVKDGNLDGDGGTHSFLERNCISFIIPLFDGERLIGFITLGRVIKENEEYIYEDYDLMKTIARQASQAILHQRLSDEIAQAREMEAIGNVATFVVHDLKNLVATLSLIVDNATKYMQNPDFQKDMLTSLNNTAEKMRILIGRLKNLGDKSLLNLQTVDLRELVDRTARMVAGEKITVSGTTEMVTADGEEVQKVVMNLLINAVEASNPEQPIRAEIGNNGGAAFIRIADQGCGMSDHYMRTKLFKPFTTTKKQGLGIGLYQCRKIVENHGGRIEVSSLEGSGSVFTVWFPAGTEMRPGTCVDSV; encoded by the coding sequence ATGAGTGATGCAATCATTTCCATAGCGGCAATCATTACATTGCTGGCCGGCGGAGGGTATGCTCTTTATAGTGACCGCTCCCGCGCCGGCCTGTTTATCTTTGCCGCCCTGACCGCCACCGCCCTGCTGGAACTGTTCGACATGCTGTCACTTGCCGTACCGGCAGATGCCTTTTTCTGGAAAAAGTGTGCGTTAATGGCTGAATCCCTCCTGCCCCTGTTCTGGATCCTCTGCAGTCTCACGTTTGCCCGTCAGCCCGGTCCCCGGAAGACCGATCCCATGGCCAAGGTGGCCATCGTTGCGGTATTCCTGCTCTCAGCACTATTCCAAATGTACCCCCTGAATGCTTTTTTTTATGCCCCGGATTTCCCGGGCGAGCGACTTCTCTTTCTCGGTAATGCCGGTTTTTTCTTTTATATCGGGGTGATGACCTGCTTGGTGGTTGCGCTTGTCAATTTTGAAACAACGCTCACCAATGCCTCTCCCAATGCCCTCTGGAGGGTCAAGTTTGAACTCATTGGGCTTGGCACCATACTGGCTGTGCAGATATTCTATTTCAGTCAGGCTTTGCTCTACCGATCACTGAATATGAATTACCTGCCGCTGCGCTCCTTCATGTATTTGGTCGCTGCGGCGCTGATGGCCTATTCGCTCGTGTGCCGTCGTGGCAATGTCCGCATCCAGGTTTCCCGGCAGGTCGCTTTCAAATCCGTTGTCCTGTGTGCCGTGGGGGGCTATCTGCTCGCGCTCGGCATTTTGGGTGAGGGGATGAAATATTGGGGGGGCGCCTTCCCGCGCACGATGTCCATCACCCTCGCATTTCTGGCCGGGATAGCCCTCCTGATCCTGCTGCTCTCCGAGAGGGTCAAGCGGGAGGTCAAAGTCGTACTGCACAAAAATTTTTACCAGAACAAATATGACTACAGGACCCAGTGGCTCCGCTTTACCGAACAGCTTTCCACCTCCAGATCGGGCGAAGAGCTCCTTCAGCGGATACTTGCAGCCTACTGCGACATCTTCGGGATCGGCGGGGGCGCCCTGTTTCTCTACGAAGAAGAACAGGCAGGATACTGCGCAACGGCATATTATGAAATGGAGCCTATTCCCGGGATTATCAGCCCGGATAACTCACTTGTTGGGTTCATGAAAAAATCCGGCTGGGTCATCAATGTGAAGGATGGCAATCTGGACGGTGACGGTGGAACGCATTCTTTTTTAGAGAGGAATTGCATTTCCTTTATCATACCGCTCTTCGACGGTGAGCGGCTCATCGGGTTCATCACCTTGGGGCGGGTAATCAAAGAAAATGAAGAATATATTTACGAAGACTACGATTTGATGAAAACCATTGCCCGTCAGGCTTCCCAAGCCATACTGCATCAGCGGCTTTCTGACGAGATCGCGCAGGCGCGCGAGATGGAGGCCATCGGCAATGTCGCCACATTCGTTGTGCATGATCTGAAAAACCTTGTGGCAACCCTTTCGCTTATCGTCGACAATGCGACCAAGTACATGCAAAACCCTGATTTTCAGAAGGATATGCTGACATCATTGAACAATACGGCAGAAAAAATGCGGATTTTGATCGGCAGGTTGAAAAACCTGGGAGACAAGAGCCTGTTGAACCTGCAGACTGTCGATCTTAGGGAGTTGGTAGACAGGACCGCCCGCATGGTGGCGGGCGAAAAAATCACGGTGTCGGGAACCACCGAAATGGTTACTGCGGATGGCGAAGAGGTTCAGAAGGTCGTCATGAATCTGCTTATTAATGCTGTGGAAGCGTCGAATCCGGAACAGCCGATACGTGCCGAGATCGGCAACAATGGGGGAGCGGCCTTTATTCGGATTGCCGATCAGGGGTGCGGGATGTCGGATCATTATATGCGCACAAAATTGTTCAAACCTTTTACGACAACCAAGAAACAGGGGCTCGGCATTGGCCTGTATCAATGTCGCAAAATAGTTGAGAACCATGGTGGGAGGATCGAGGTCAGCAGCCTGGAAGGCAGCGGCTCGGTTTTTACGGTGTGGTTTCCTGCGGGTACAGAAATGAGGCCGGGGACTTGTGTTGATTCCGTGTAA
- the aroB gene encoding 3-dehydroquinate synthase translates to MSVVTVNLGESSYDIRIGSGSLPALGRSCASLGLAGRAAVVTNPTVNALYGDTVRRSLADAGYPVTLIEMPDGEEFKNAATLGSVYDALIAAGMDRRSFIVALGGGVVGDLAGFAAATFMRGIPFVQVPTTLLAQVDSSVGGKTAIDHPQGKNLIGAFYQPRLVLIDVDTLATLPQREYRAGLAEVVKYGAAIDGPFFEYLEQNVDALQARERECLMRIIQRCCELKARVVELDEKEAGPREALNYGHTLGHALETLAGYRSLVHGEAVAIGMVLAARICVRRGECGDDDAARIAALLGSLGLSVAPPAVERTRLLDALLKDKKSRAGTINFICNQGIGNYTVAQLSPEELLALSGLGV, encoded by the coding sequence GTGAGCGTAGTGACCGTCAACCTGGGAGAAAGCAGTTACGACATCCGGATCGGAAGCGGCTCATTGCCGGCGCTCGGCCGGAGTTGCGCCTCTCTGGGGCTGGCCGGCCGGGCGGCGGTCGTCACCAACCCGACGGTGAATGCCCTGTATGGCGATACGGTCCGCCGTTCATTGGCCGATGCCGGTTATCCGGTCACGCTGATTGAAATGCCCGATGGCGAGGAGTTCAAGAATGCGGCTACGCTGGGCAGTGTCTATGATGCCCTGATCGCGGCCGGAATGGACCGGAGGTCGTTCATCGTCGCCCTCGGCGGCGGCGTGGTGGGCGATCTGGCCGGTTTTGCCGCGGCGACGTTCATGCGCGGCATACCGTTCGTTCAGGTGCCGACAACGCTCTTGGCCCAGGTGGACAGCAGTGTCGGCGGCAAAACGGCCATTGACCACCCCCAGGGAAAGAACCTGATCGGCGCCTTTTACCAGCCGCGGCTGGTGCTGATCGACGTGGACACCCTGGCAACGCTGCCGCAACGGGAATACCGCGCCGGCCTTGCCGAGGTTGTCAAGTATGGTGCCGCCATTGACGGGCCCTTTTTCGAGTATCTGGAGCAGAACGTGGATGCGCTGCAGGCAAGGGAGCGCGAGTGTCTGATGCGGATTATCCAGCGCTGCTGCGAACTGAAGGCCCGGGTGGTTGAGCTGGATGAAAAAGAGGCCGGCCCGCGCGAAGCGCTCAATTACGGTCATACGCTGGGGCACGCCCTGGAGACCCTGGCCGGCTACCGTAGCCTGGTGCATGGCGAGGCGGTGGCGATCGGCATGGTGCTGGCGGCGCGCATATGCGTCCGGCGGGGGGAATGCGGGGATGATGACGCGGCCAGGATAGCGGCGCTGCTCGGCAGCCTCGGGCTATCCGTTGCGCCGCCTGCGGTCGAGCGTACGCGGCTGCTGGATGCCCTGCTCAAGGATAAGAAAAGCCGGGCGGGGACCATCAATTTTATCTGCAATCAGGGGATCGGCAACTATACCGTTGCCCAACTTTCACCGGAAGAATTACTTGCGTTAAGCGGGCTGGGGGTGTGA
- a CDS encoding nucleotide sugar dehydrogenase yields MTRDRTISVVGLGYVGLPVAVAFGKVRKTVGFDINPARIQELREGHDRTGEIPRNDLQTADILFTDAIGDLATADFHIVAVPTPVDDANQPDITLLYKASETVGKALKRGDIVVYESTVYPGVTEDECVPVLERASGLRCGVDFTVGYSPERINPGDKEHTFTKIKKIVSGQDAATLETVAKVYGAVVTAGVHRATSIKVAEAAKVIENTQRDLNIALMNELALIFDRMGIDTNDVLEAAGTKWNFLKFRPGLVGGHCIGVDPYYLTHMAEKIGYIPQVILSGRRINDGMGKFIAQRAVKEIIRAGHSVLGSVVTVLGLTFKEDCPDLRNSKVIDIIRELQDYGISIQVCDPLADAGEAAHEYALPLTAPEDLKPAVAVVAAVAHTQYRQWSAGDLCRLMGENPVLIDVKGMYDHRTMAAAGIRVWRL; encoded by the coding sequence ATGACACGCGATCGCACCATTTCCGTTGTGGGCCTCGGTTACGTTGGACTGCCGGTGGCGGTGGCCTTCGGCAAGGTACGGAAGACCGTTGGTTTCGACATCAATCCGGCCCGCATTCAGGAACTCCGGGAGGGCCATGACCGGACCGGCGAAATTCCGCGCAACGATCTGCAGACGGCAGATATTCTCTTTACCGATGCCATTGGGGATCTCGCCACGGCAGATTTTCATATTGTTGCCGTGCCGACGCCCGTGGATGACGCCAACCAACCGGATATCACACTGCTTTACAAGGCTTCGGAAACGGTTGGAAAGGCGCTGAAGCGCGGCGACATCGTTGTTTATGAATCGACGGTGTATCCCGGCGTGACCGAGGACGAGTGCGTGCCGGTTCTGGAGCGGGCTTCCGGACTCCGCTGCGGGGTTGATTTCACTGTGGGCTACAGCCCCGAGCGCATCAATCCGGGAGACAAGGAACACACGTTCACGAAGATAAAGAAGATCGTCTCAGGGCAGGATGCCGCTACGCTTGAGACTGTCGCAAAGGTGTACGGGGCGGTTGTGACGGCGGGGGTGCACCGGGCCACCTCCATCAAGGTCGCGGAAGCGGCCAAGGTCATCGAAAACACCCAGCGCGATCTCAACATAGCTCTGATGAACGAACTGGCGCTCATCTTCGACCGCATGGGGATAGACACCAACGATGTCCTGGAGGCGGCGGGAACCAAGTGGAACTTTTTGAAGTTCAGGCCGGGACTGGTTGGCGGGCACTGTATCGGCGTCGATCCCTACTACCTGACCCACATGGCGGAAAAGATCGGTTATATTCCCCAGGTGATCCTGTCTGGACGCAGGATCAACGATGGCATGGGAAAATTCATCGCCCAACGGGCGGTGAAAGAGATTATCCGCGCCGGTCACAGTGTTTTGGGGAGCGTGGTGACGGTTTTAGGGCTCACCTTCAAAGAGGATTGCCCGGACCTGCGCAACTCCAAGGTGATCGACATCATCAGAGAACTACAGGATTACGGGATCAGCATCCAGGTCTGCGATCCGCTTGCCGATGCCGGTGAAGCGGCCCATGAGTACGCCCTCCCGTTGACAGCCCCGGAAGATCTCAAACCGGCCGTCGCAGTTGTGGCGGCAGTGGCCCACACACAGTACCGGCAATGGTCGGCAGGGGACTTGTGCCGGCTCATGGGCGAGAACCCGGTGCTCATCGATGTAAAGGGAATGTATGATCACCGGACAATGGCCGCGGCAGGAATTCGAGTCTGGAGACTGTAG